The DNA region taaatatgaaatatttaaacgttaagcaacaatgtatgacaaaatatttaaactttattcaaataatatccaatgttaattttaatgaaccttgacctattaaaatatttcaaatataatttcaaggaacattgacctattaaaatatttcaaatataattacgaaactaacctgattaagaacgtaattatcttcaagactttgaaacacatttcagaacttataaaatcactttaaaataaacttaagttctttaagcatatttcaTCGActtctttcttaaaaatataaatcaaatgtgtatcaaatatgattttaaacttacttaaacaattaaatgtaattacttaatttatttgtttaaacaatatgtgttttgaattatcatcatccaagagaattaagtctttaatctttccttattatttaagagagttgagtcttcaatcctTAATTAAAagattgcaattaattgcaagaccacttctaatgaaatcaaaattaccatcatcggcctggggttatgcaatattatatgcagcatcattgattaggctaagacctacagcttatcataaatattcgccAATACAATTAGTAGCGGGTCATGAACCTAATATTTTGGATGCGCTATATATGTGCCCATTGCTCCTCCTCAACGTAcaaaatgggtccacaaagaagaatgagAATATATATCGGTTTTGAATCTCCATCAATCATTCGATATCTTGAACCATTAACTGGTGATCAATTCCAAGCTTGATTTGTTGATTGCCACTTTAATGAGAAAAattcccatccttagggggagagaatgtggacttacagaaaaaaattatgaaacttatttggaaagcaacacatttagaatatttagacccaaaaaaaaaaatcatgtgaacaagaagtacaacgaattgttcatctacaaagtgttgctaaccaattacctgatgcattcacAGATACTAAGAACGTTACAAAATCACATATAccagcagcaaatactcctgCTTGAATAGAATTTCCAGATGAAAAGgcaaaaagtgatgaaattgttgtgcaaagaaagcgtggaaggccacttggttcaaaatatttaaaaccaaaaaaattgagaaaacaaGAAGGTGCACCAAATGATGCTCAAAATGAAAGTgagaataaaatagaaaatcaagATATCTCCGAtaatgaaaaagaagaaaatgaaaataatgaaacctcaataaattatattttctccaagaaaaTATGGAATCGAAAAAGGATCATTCCAAATAAAGCCTTTGCTTATTCCATAGCTATtgatataataaatgatgaaaatgatcttgAACAAATGTCGATAAATGAATGCAGAAAAAGACCTGATTGACCAAGATTGAAAGAAGCAATTGAGGTAGAGTTAATATCATTAGAAAAAAGAGAAGTTTTTAGGCCAATTTTACAAACTCCAAAAGGCGTAAAACCCGTAGGCTTCAAATAggtatttgtaagaaaaataaatgagaaaaatgaaattgtcaGATACAATGCAAGACTTGTAGCCCAAGGTTTTTCTCAAATGCCAGcaattgattatgaagaaacataTTCTCTAATAATTGATGCAACCACACTCAgatttttggtaagtttaaCAATTTCTCAATGCCTACACATGAGATTGATGGATGTCGTAACTGCATATTTATATGGGTCACTTGACACAGACATCTATATGAAGGTCCCTGAAGGACTAAACTTACCCATAAAGAATGTACCTAAAGTAATGTTTTCCATAAAATTAAAGAGATCATTGTATGGATTAAACCAATCTAGGCGAATGTGGTATAATCGTTTGAGTGAATATCTTATGAAAGAAGGATTCAAAAATAACCAAATTAGTCCATGTGTATTCATCAAACGATCTCAATCGGGTTTCGTAATAATTgctgtgtatgtagatgacttaaatctgattgGAACTTCAAGAGAAATTGAAATAAAAGCTAAATATTTGATGAGGGAagttgagatgaaggatttagaaaaaactaaattttgtcttggactacaaattgaacatttgaaaaatGGAATATTTGTCTATCAGAGCAATTATACTGAGAAAGTTTTGAAACGGTTTTACATGGACAAAGCTCATACACTAAGTTCCCCAATGGTGATATGATCACTAAACATAAAGGATGACCCATTCCGCCCACAAGAAGAAAACGAAGAAATTTTAGGCCCTAAAGTGCCGTACTTGAATGCTATtggtgctttaatgtacttagcaaataatacaagacctgatatagcATCTTCTGTAAATTTGTTAGCTAGGTATAGTAATGCACCAACAAAAAGACATTGGAATGGGATAAAACATTTTTGATACCTAAAGGAAACTATAGACCTTGGATTATTTTTATAGTCAGGAAATGATGCCATACTTACTGGATATGCTGATGCAGGATATCTAAGCCAAGTCACAAActggatatgtatttacatatgcaagaaccgcaatatcttggaaatcaacaaaacaaactctaacGGCTACATCCTCAAATCATGCAGAACTTATAGCTTTATATAAAGCCAATCGAGAGTGTGTATGGTTGAGATCCATGATCGGCAAACTCCAAGAAGATTGTGGTTTTAACGATACAACTAGGGCACCAACtacaatttatgaagataatgatgcatGTATCAACGAAGTCAGAGAAGAATACATCAGGGGAGATAGAACAAAAcacttgtcaccaaaattattcTTTGCACATGATCtacaaaatgataaaaagataaaagtccaagaaattcaatcctGTGAAAACCCCgctgatttattcacaaagtcacTTTCGTCAAAACAATTCGAGTATTTGATATGCAAGATTTGGGATGTGCTGATTTAAAGACATATGTTAGTTTCAGGGGGAGAAATAtgctcattttattttttattccttTGATCAGGTTTTTATCCCACTGGGTTTTTCCTGATAAACGTTTTTAATGAGGCAGTTTTAGGACTATaaatatcataataaaattcccacatatatgtaatgcattcaaggggAAGTGTTACAATTGATTTGACAACTCATTTGAATGCATTGAGTTGTGTAATCTTATCTTCTTCAATAGTAACTTACTTGTATTTTTACTTGtatcttgcactatatatatgtgcatcATCTTGTATTACTATgtataataaaaggagacagaTATATAAGTTTATCAATCCCTTATACTACTTTTCTTCTTACATTCTACTTACTTTTTAACAATATTATCTTTGTTAAGATCCGAACCCTGGTCTGTATGTTTAACATGTAGGACTCTTACCAACTTCttcaataatattttcttttattaattgcacaatttaatatttgaggcccCTTATTTTTAGGGGCGCTAGACGGTCGGCTACCCGAAATGGGCTCAAAACCGGGCCTGAAGGTCTCATTGGCTTGAAAATGATCACCGTGTCTATAATACACCTTGTCTAATGAGACGGAAAAATTTTCCTTGGTTTAGCCCGAAGAAGTCCTGTACGGGTGCCAGTGTCGTCTCTAACATTTTGAGGGCCTAGGTGAAATCATATAATGGGGCGATAAAGAACAATAGTacaagataataaaaaaaatttcattcatTGAACCACAAAATGTtttgataatttacaattccaattgcacttttttaaaaaaaaaaaaactcaaaagataaaaaaatttgagtTGTGCTGGCTTTTTGAGatgcaaaattattatttagagTATCAACATCAATCCTCTCCAAAAATTATTTCTCTATTGATAATTGCAAGGTTATTCAACCATCTTGTGACATTGATGAAACTTCCTTCGGCTAATGTCACAACCATCGAAATTGTTAGAAATATTCTATAAGCAATCAAAGCATTTTGATAACAATCTTTAGATTTGAAAAACTCAAATATTTTAGTGGCTAACATTACATTATTTGACAAACTAGATTGCTGCATTTTCAATTATGAGGTAAAGGatcattttatttatatctTAATGAGAAAAAGTAGAGTGAAAAGTAACAAAACATTCTCTGAACTCCTCTTCATCTAATTGAAAGGTTTCTATTCGCTCAAATTTATTTGCCaaagtaatagtcatatccATAACTACCAAAAAAATACTCAATCCCAAACAATTCTTCAGGTGACTGCTTTTCTTCGTTGTATAAATCATTTTTACCAAAATGTTTTTTTCTAATAACATGATGCTTTGTTAGAAGCAATGCTTAAATTTGAATCCCTTATACTTGAAAGCTTGCAAGGTTCCTCTCTCACAGTAGAAGAGGAGAGAACATTATCATGTTGTAGATGTAGAGTTACTCCTGCTCAATTGGGCTTTGGATGATACTTTACTTTCatatatttacaaaaatttGATGGTGAAAGGGGTTATTCTCATATATATGACGCATAACTAAGAATGGTGCGTATGAGATACATTAATGAATAACAAAATAAGCTGCTGGACAGTAAGCTATTTTACACAGTTACACTATTGTATCTTAAAACTCCAAATTCAGAATTTCTTTTTGCGCTTCATCATCTGAGTAACACTACCTTttggattcttttttttttttttcttttctcatgTGCACAGTACTCTGTAGACATATTGTTTCCTTTGGCTTTGTTCACTTCCATAAATGAGATTTAAATTCTTTCCGGTGATGGGCTCATGGATTGTGTCTGATCTGAAGTGAACCATTTGGGTGATAGCTATGCTGATTGCTGATTATATCTTGATTTTGGTAACAACTTTCACACGTTGGAACTGTCTTAATGATTTCTTAGGGAATGGATTGTCTTCTTCTTATGTGAGGTGTGCTGCCCCCTTGGTTGTGTGTTTCATGTTCTTCATTGTCTGCCTCAACCTTTTCGCTGAAATAAGAtatgtttttaatctttttccaACTAAAAATCCAGTTTGAGTTACTCCGTTGCTTATTGACCTGCTTTATATACTCTGTTTGTAGCTCAGTGTAGTCTCTCTGCAACTCTAACATCTTTTCTTTCACCTTCTCAAGCTCAGTTCTTAAAGTCTTCATCTCTTTCTTTGTAGATGACCAGCTTTCATCCTCTTCAAGTGTATTACCTCCAATTTTTTCTTCCTTGCTTTGCATTGCACTCCTCATCTTCACTTGCTCCGAGAAGAGCACCTGTTAAATATGTGCATTGGTACATATGTTTGATGTTGCTCAGTAAACATGTTTCCTGTCTTAAGCTTTTaacttttataataattaaacagCTGAATGGGTCGCttgttttttaaagttttcttCTGCTAGCATCTTAAGTGTATGCATGGCTGTTGGTGTGATCTTGTAGCTTTCTTTTGGATCCTTGCTGTGGGTTGAAGGGAAGGAATTAGAACACCGGCAGTCCGGCACTATTGTTATGTGATATTCATTGGATATTTTGGGATTTTTTCGGAGGGGGAAAAAGAAGATTTGCATGCATGCATTGCCCCTGATTTCGCTGGTGATAAATCATGTGGACTGACCCTGTTCTTGCGAACAAGCTGATGATAATGCATGATGGATGGTTGTTATTTGCAAAATGTGAGACAACTCTGCATACATATTTTTGAATTTCCTTTTTGGCAATAAAGTTTTCCGCAAAGTGTAAAGGGTGAACTAACTGGACGAGAGCAAAAAGTATTACCTGTATAACAATTTTTAAAGGCAGTCGATCATTCTGTGCAACATGCATGCAAGCATCAAGTGATAGCTTCTGGCAATTCATGATCCTGCACAGCTTTCTTCGCTCTTGCTCTGAAATTGAAGGGTGCGTCTGATGCAATGATTGTATAAGTTGACATAAAAATTGCTACTCATTGAATATTATCCATTAGTAGTGGCTGCAATGCTTACCTTTAGATATGTATCAATTGCTCTATATAGACCATCATGGCATAGTCTGGCATTCACTGGCAATGCTTCGGCTATAACTTGAAACTTAGATATGGTGAGATTTGGATCTGTTGCAATTTCCGCCAAGTAGTTGTCTAGGAGCTTGCTGACTTCCAGATATTCGTGTGTCatttgctgctgctgctgctgttcTTGGTGTTCGTGCATCAGGAAGTATTCCACTATTCTCTGCACACTGTCTATGTTGTGCATTGTTTTTTCTTCTGATGAACTGTGTCAAAGATTCATATAATTATGTTATGCAATTGCATTTATCAATTTAGGTGTTTCTCTAATAATGCAAGGTAAATCAGTAGGGAATCATGAAGCTGTTTAGGCTCATTTGTAGTGAGTTGAAGCAATATGTATGTGTGCACACAGCTATTTTTCATAAGATTTGACTTAAATGTCTTGAGTATACTTGTACCGCTTTGTGCAAATTAGAATTCGAGTATTCTGGTCACAATTCCATATGAATGTTAGGTGGTTTTTTCATTCTCGGATTCTGGTGAATCATGATTTGAAATGCTTGATTTTTACTTGTACAAAAACATGAGTATATAAGCTGGTTTTTTGGTGAAGAAAAACTTGTATTAGGTGGTTTTTTGCAAAGTGTGTTGTGTGTACAATATTTTTCCTCTTCAAGTGTACCATATTCCGTTATGGAAAATTTCTAATAAGTGCATCTTTATTTATACGGATACTCTTTGGAGTGTAAAAGATTATATACTCAATATAGAATGGTAGTGAACTCACTTTATAAGCATCCCTTGGTCTCTGTTACCGCATCTTGGAATGAGGATATCTTGCACGTTGGCATCTTGCAAGACTAACCCTACTCTTTTCTCTAGCTCTGATAGCAAAGCTGGTGTCGCGGAGTACATCATAGCCATCTTCAACATCCATAGCAAGAATTTACAGGAAACAGCTTCCTTCTGTGGGGGCAGCATACTGATGAGGCTTTCTATGATCATCTTTTGCTCCTTATTTTGGCCAATTTCACCTTCTTGGTTCGTCCAGCTGC from Amaranthus tricolor cultivar Red isolate AtriRed21 chromosome 3, ASM2621246v1, whole genome shotgun sequence includes:
- the LOC130808833 gene encoding BTB/POZ domain-containing protein DOT3; this translates as MKKPVSLSAAEAESQERHTNDEDQIPGNILVPNEINVACNFEKKDNSWFIISDIPTDLSIQIEEITFHLHKYALLTKSGYISRIDFQPNDTDLDHNIKLDNFPGGPATFEVVVKFCYGEPIDLSPESVVPLRCASEFLEMTEEFEDGNLISKTEAFLMFIVLASWRDSITVLKACENLSPWVENLQIVRRCCDSISWKAFQDKNELIDDEAWWFDDVATLRIDHFGRIIAAMKSKGTKPETIGSCIKHYAEKWLPSMERKVDGQKRQWHGRKEMHLSICSWTNQEGEIGQNKEQKMIIESLISMLPPQKEAVSCKFLLWMLKMAMMYSATPALLSELEKRVGLVLQDANVQDILIPRCGNRDQGMLINSSEEKTMHNIDSVQRIVEYFLMHEHQEQQQQQQMTHEYLEVSKLLDNYLAEIATDPNLTISKFQVIAEALPVNARLCHDGLYRAIDTYLKTHPSISEQERRKLCRIMNCQKLSLDACMHVAQNDRLPLKIVIQVLFSEQVKMRSAMQSKEEKIGGNTLEEDESWSSTKKEMKTLRTELEKVKEKMLELQRDYTELQTEYIKQVNKQRSNSNWIFSWKKIKNISYFSEKVEADNEEHETHNQGGSTPHIRRRQSIP